Proteins encoded by one window of Mycolicibacterium sp. ND9-15:
- a CDS encoding APC family permease, with product MALVSKLSTARRWVLGRPFRSDRVRDTLLPKRVALPVFASDALSSVAYAPEEIFLVLSVAGLAAYSMTPWIGLAVAGVMLVVIASYRQNVHEYPDGGGDYDIVTTNLGPTAGVTVASALLVDYALTVAVSMSSAMSNIGSAVPFINHHKVLFAVIAILLLAALNLRGVKETGTAFAIPTYAFLLGMFAMLGWGFFQIYVLGEPLRAESAGFEMRSEHGEILGFALVFLVARAFSSGSAALTGVEAISNGVPAFRKPKARNAATTLALLGLIAISLFMAIIMLARATGVQIAERPHEQLVGAPPDYHQKTLIAQLADAVFHDFTAGLFVIAGVTALILVLAANTAFNGFPVLGSILAQDRYLPRQLHTRGDRLAFSNGILFLALAAIAFVVAFRAEVTALIQLYIVGVFVSFTLSQFGMVRHWTRLLRSETEPMIRRKMIRSRVINAIGCACTGTVLVIVVVTKFVAGAWIAILAMVALFVMMKLIHKHYATVSRELEEQAAAAGDLVLPSRNHAIVLVSKLHLPTMRALAYARATRPDTLEAITVSVDDGETRALVHKWEESDISVPLKVLASPYRGITEKVLEYVARITRESPRTVVTVFIPEYVVGHWWENILHNQSALRLKGRLLFEPNVMVTSVPWQLSSSERLKTLQPQSAPGDARRGLLD from the coding sequence TTGGCACTCGTGTCCAAGCTTTCCACCGCGCGGCGGTGGGTCCTCGGGAGGCCCTTTCGCAGCGACCGGGTCAGAGACACCCTGCTGCCCAAACGGGTCGCCCTTCCGGTCTTCGCCTCCGATGCGCTGTCGTCGGTGGCCTATGCGCCGGAAGAGATCTTCCTGGTGCTGTCGGTCGCCGGGTTGGCCGCGTACTCGATGACACCGTGGATCGGCCTGGCAGTCGCCGGGGTCATGTTGGTCGTCATCGCCAGCTACCGGCAGAACGTGCACGAATACCCGGACGGCGGCGGAGACTACGACATTGTCACCACCAACCTCGGGCCGACTGCCGGCGTCACCGTGGCCAGTGCGCTGCTGGTGGACTACGCGCTCACGGTCGCGGTGTCGATGTCCTCGGCGATGTCGAACATCGGCTCGGCCGTGCCGTTCATCAACCACCACAAGGTGCTGTTCGCCGTCATCGCGATCCTGCTGCTGGCGGCGCTGAACCTGCGCGGGGTCAAGGAGACGGGGACCGCTTTCGCCATCCCGACTTACGCGTTCTTACTCGGCATGTTCGCGATGCTCGGCTGGGGGTTCTTCCAGATCTACGTGCTCGGCGAACCGCTGCGAGCCGAATCGGCGGGCTTCGAAATGCGCTCCGAACACGGTGAAATCCTCGGGTTCGCGCTGGTTTTCCTCGTCGCACGGGCATTCTCGTCGGGCAGCGCGGCGCTCACCGGCGTCGAGGCCATCAGCAACGGTGTGCCGGCTTTCCGTAAACCGAAGGCACGCAACGCCGCAACGACGCTGGCTCTGCTCGGCCTGATCGCGATCTCGCTGTTCATGGCCATCATCATGCTGGCCAGGGCAACCGGTGTGCAGATCGCCGAGCGGCCACACGAACAACTCGTCGGTGCCCCGCCGGACTACCACCAGAAGACCTTGATCGCTCAGTTGGCCGACGCGGTGTTCCACGACTTCACCGCGGGGCTCTTCGTCATCGCCGGTGTCACGGCGCTGATCCTGGTGCTGGCCGCCAACACCGCGTTCAACGGGTTCCCGGTGCTCGGATCGATCCTCGCCCAGGACCGGTACCTGCCACGGCAACTGCACACCCGCGGAGACCGGCTCGCGTTCTCCAATGGCATCCTGTTTCTGGCGCTCGCCGCGATCGCGTTCGTGGTGGCGTTCCGCGCCGAAGTCACCGCGCTGATCCAGCTCTACATCGTCGGGGTGTTCGTCTCGTTCACGCTCAGCCAGTTCGGCATGGTCCGGCACTGGACTCGGCTGCTGCGTAGCGAGACCGAGCCCATGATCCGGCGCAAGATGATCCGATCCCGGGTTATCAACGCGATCGGCTGCGCCTGCACCGGCACGGTGCTGGTGATCGTCGTGGTGACGAAATTCGTTGCCGGAGCATGGATCGCGATCCTGGCGATGGTCGCTCTCTTTGTGATGATGAAGCTGATCCACAAGCACTACGCGACCGTGTCACGAGAGCTCGAGGAGCAGGCCGCCGCGGCGGGGGACCTGGTTCTGCCGAGCCGCAACCACGCGATCGTGCTGGTGTCCAAACTGCACCTGCCCACGATGCGTGCGCTGGCCTACGCCAGGGCGACCCGGCCGGACACGCTGGAGGCGATCACCGTGAGCGTCGACGACGGCGAGACGCGGGCGCTCGTACACAAGTGGGAGGAGAGCGATATCAGTGTCCCGCTGAAGGTACTGGCCTCGCCGTACCGCGGGATCACCGAGAAGGTGCTCGAGTACGTCGCGCGCATCACCAGGGAGTCACCGCGCACCGTTGTCACCGTCTTCATTCCGGAATACGTCGTCGGCCACTGGTGGGAGAACATCCTGCACAACCAGAGTGCGCTCCGGCTCAAGGGCCGGCTGCTGTTCGAGCCCAACGTGATGGTGACTTCGGTTCCGTGGCAGCTGAGTTCGTCGGAGCGGCTCAAGACGTTGCAGCCGCAGTCGGCCCCGGGCGACGCGCGCAGGGGACTTCTGGATTGA
- a CDS encoding potassium channel family protein, with product MRVVVMGCGRVGASLSDSLSRIGHDVAVIDRDGTAFHRLSPEFSGERVLGMGFDRDVLLRAGIEEAGAFAAVSSGDNSNIISARVARETFGVERVVARIYDAKRAAVYERLGIPTVATVPWTTDRLLNVLTRETETTKWRDPTGNVGLTELALHESWMGRRITELEAATGGRVAFLIRFGAGLLPDGKTVIQAGDQVFMAAIAGHIAEALAIAALPPSEDLES from the coding sequence GTGCGTGTAGTGGTGATGGGGTGCGGCCGGGTGGGTGCGTCGCTGTCGGACAGCCTCTCCCGGATCGGCCACGACGTCGCGGTCATCGACCGGGACGGCACCGCCTTTCACCGGCTGTCACCGGAGTTCTCCGGCGAGCGGGTGCTCGGGATGGGCTTCGACCGCGACGTGCTGCTGCGTGCGGGCATCGAAGAAGCGGGCGCGTTCGCCGCGGTGTCGTCGGGCGACAACTCGAACATCATCTCGGCGCGGGTGGCGCGCGAGACCTTCGGCGTCGAGCGGGTCGTCGCCCGCATCTACGACGCCAAGCGCGCGGCGGTCTACGAGCGGTTGGGCATTCCCACGGTGGCCACCGTGCCGTGGACCACCGACCGGTTGCTCAACGTGTTGACCCGCGAGACCGAGACCACCAAGTGGCGCGACCCCACCGGCAACGTCGGCCTGACCGAGCTGGCGCTGCACGAGTCGTGGATGGGCCGCCGGATCACTGAACTGGAGGCGGCCACCGGCGGCCGGGTGGCGTTCCTGATCCGCTTCGGGGCCGGCCTGCTGCCCGACGGCAAGACCGTCATCCAGGCCGGCGACCAGGTCTTCATGGCCGCGATCGCCGGACATATCGCCGAAGCGCTGGCCATCGCGGCGTTGCCGCCGAGCGAGGACCTCGAAAGCTGA
- a CDS encoding potassium channel family protein, whose product MKVAIAGAGAVGRSIARELVDAHEVTLFERNPDHIDVDAIPAAQWRLGDACELTMLESVQLEQFDVVIAATGDDKVNVVVSLLAKTEFAVQRVVARVNDPRNEWLFDESWGVDVAVSTPRMLASLVEEAVAVGDLVRLMEFRKGQANLVEITLPDDTPWGGKPVRRLELPRDCALVTILRGPRVIVPESDEPLEGGDELLFVAVAEAEDQLQDLLLHPQLG is encoded by the coding sequence TTGAAGGTCGCCATCGCCGGGGCCGGCGCCGTCGGCCGGTCCATCGCTCGCGAACTCGTCGACGCCCACGAGGTGACCCTGTTCGAACGCAATCCCGACCACATCGACGTCGACGCGATCCCGGCGGCGCAGTGGCGGTTGGGGGATGCGTGCGAGCTGACCATGCTCGAGTCAGTCCAACTCGAGCAGTTCGACGTGGTGATCGCCGCCACCGGGGACGACAAGGTCAACGTGGTGGTCAGCCTGCTGGCCAAGACCGAGTTCGCGGTGCAGCGGGTGGTGGCCCGCGTCAACGACCCGCGCAACGAGTGGTTGTTCGACGAGAGCTGGGGAGTCGACGTGGCGGTGTCGACGCCACGCATGCTGGCCTCGCTCGTCGAGGAGGCCGTCGCCGTCGGCGATCTGGTGCGGCTGATGGAGTTCCGCAAGGGTCAGGCCAACCTCGTCGAGATCACCCTGCCCGACGACACCCCGTGGGGCGGTAAGCCCGTCAGACGCCTCGAACTGCCACGCGACTGTGCGCTGGTGACGATCCTGCGAGGCCCCCGCGTGATCGTGCCCGAGTCCGACGAACCGCTCGAGGGCGGCGACGAACTACTGTTCGTGGCCGTCGCCGAAGCCGAGGACCAATTGCAGGATCTGCTGTTGCATCCGCAGCTGGGTTGA
- a CDS encoding DUF3159 domain-containing protein, translated as MSDPGTEPGQPRTQQSTKANAVLDQMGGVSGLIYSSLPVVAFVPVSQIFGLVPAIVAALGVAGVVLAWRLARRESAQPAISGFFGVGICALIAYVMGESKGYFLLGIWSSLFWAAVFTLSVLIRRPVVGYVWGWVNGHSRDWRRLRRAVTAFDIATLFWVAVFASRFVVQRHLYDADQTGWLGVARISMGWPLTAVAALVTYLAIRSAQKAIAANEAPDDLRAPAGG; from the coding sequence GTGAGCGACCCCGGAACCGAACCGGGGCAACCGAGAACCCAGCAGTCGACGAAGGCGAACGCCGTCCTCGACCAGATGGGCGGTGTCAGTGGGCTGATCTATTCGTCGCTGCCCGTGGTGGCGTTCGTTCCGGTCTCCCAGATTTTCGGGCTCGTGCCGGCCATCGTCGCGGCGCTCGGCGTGGCCGGGGTCGTCCTCGCATGGCGGCTGGCTCGCCGGGAGTCCGCCCAGCCCGCGATCTCCGGCTTCTTCGGTGTGGGCATCTGCGCGTTGATCGCCTACGTGATGGGGGAGTCGAAAGGCTACTTCCTGCTTGGCATCTGGTCGTCGCTGTTCTGGGCGGCGGTGTTCACGCTGTCGGTGCTGATCCGCCGTCCCGTGGTCGGCTACGTGTGGGGCTGGGTCAACGGCCACAGCCGCGACTGGCGCCGGCTACGCAGGGCGGTGACGGCGTTCGACATCGCGACGCTGTTCTGGGTCGCGGTGTTCGCCTCCCGCTTCGTCGTGCAACGGCATCTTTACGACGCCGACCAGACCGGCTGGTTGGGCGTCGCGCGCATCTCCATGGGTTGGCCGCTGACCGCGGTTGCCGCCCTGGTGACCTATCTGGCGATCCGGTCCGCGCAGAAAGCCATCGCCGCGAACGAGGCGCCGGACGACCTGAGGGCTCCGGCCGGCGGATAG
- a CDS encoding OB-fold nucleic acid binding domain-containing protein, translating to MATAEGYLRRLTRRLTEDPEQLDLEELSDEAAMTGAQKAIDCQRGQEVTMVGTLRSVECNTKACASGVKAELFDGTDSVMLVWLGQRRIPGIEAGRTLKVHGRVGKLDNGAKAIYNPHYEIQK from the coding sequence ATGGCAACGGCCGAAGGGTATCTGCGCCGGCTCACCCGTCGGTTGACGGAGGACCCCGAGCAACTCGATCTCGAGGAGCTCAGCGACGAAGCCGCCATGACCGGCGCTCAGAAGGCGATCGACTGTCAGCGCGGTCAAGAAGTCACGATGGTCGGCACCCTCCGCAGCGTCGAGTGCAACACCAAGGCGTGCGCCAGCGGTGTGAAGGCCGAACTGTTCGACGGCACCGATTCGGTGATGCTGGTCTGGCTCGGCCAGCGCCGCATCCCGGGTATCGAGGCCGGCCGCACCCTCAAGGTGCATGGGCGCGTCGGCAAGCTCGACAACGGGGCCAAGGCCATCTACAACCCGCATTACGAGATTCAGAAGTGA
- a CDS encoding serine aminopeptidase domain-containing protein: MTVDLRGVTTVLLPGTGSDDDFVYRAFSGALHEQGATVVTPPPQPHRLVDGYREALDEAAHDGAIAVGGVSIGAAVATSWALAHPSRTVAVLAALPAWTGTPTHAPAAVAARHSAELLRRDGLAATTAAMRASSPQWLGDELARSWLGQWPLLPEAMEEASRYAAPTFTELERLAVPLGVAAATDDPVHPLEVAAEWVAAAPRAALRTVTLDQMGADPAVLGAACVAALLDA; encoded by the coding sequence ATGACGGTCGATCTCCGCGGCGTCACGACCGTGCTGTTGCCGGGCACCGGATCGGACGATGACTTCGTCTACCGGGCGTTTTCCGGAGCCCTGCACGAGCAGGGTGCGACGGTGGTCACACCGCCGCCCCAGCCACACCGGCTCGTCGACGGCTACCGCGAGGCCCTCGACGAGGCGGCACACGACGGGGCGATCGCCGTGGGTGGTGTGTCGATCGGCGCCGCGGTCGCCACCTCGTGGGCGCTGGCCCACCCGAGTCGCACGGTCGCGGTGCTCGCCGCGCTTCCGGCGTGGACGGGGACTCCGACGCATGCGCCCGCGGCGGTCGCGGCGCGTCACTCCGCGGAGTTGCTGCGCCGTGACGGCCTCGCGGCCACCACCGCGGCCATGCGGGCCTCGAGCCCGCAGTGGCTGGGCGACGAACTCGCCCGGTCGTGGTTGGGCCAGTGGCCGCTACTGCCGGAGGCGATGGAGGAGGCGTCCCGATACGCCGCGCCCACCTTCACCGAGTTGGAGCGGTTGGCCGTCCCGCTGGGCGTTGCCGCCGCGACCGACGACCCGGTGCATCCGCTCGAGGTGGCCGCCGAGTGGGTGGCGGCGGCGCCGCGGGCGGCGCTGCGCACGGTCACACTCGACCAGATGGGCGCCGACCCGGCGGTGCTGGGCGCGGCATGTGTGGCCGCCCTGCTGGATGCCTGA
- a CDS encoding DUF3710 domain-containing protein, with product MAFGRSKDNDDVSGVEETVDPVDGELEGPFDIEDFDDAETAAAGRLDLGSVLIPLPAAGQVQVELTPQGVPSAVWVVTPHGRFTVAAYAAPKTGSLWRDIARELADSLRKDGAQVSIQDGPWGREVVGVASAQQAQAAQQGQPGVVRFIGVDGYRWMIRCVVNGPQEHIEALAAEAREALADSVVRRGDTPLPVRTPLAVELPEPMANQLRAAAEQAAAQQAQQAQQGGEQEPPAEPVARRSAQGSAMQQLRTITGG from the coding sequence ATGGCATTCGGTAGAAGCAAAGACAACGACGACGTCAGCGGCGTCGAAGAGACGGTCGATCCGGTCGACGGGGAGTTGGAAGGTCCGTTCGACATCGAGGACTTCGACGACGCCGAGACAGCGGCGGCGGGCCGGCTGGATCTGGGCTCGGTGCTGATCCCGTTGCCCGCGGCTGGTCAGGTGCAGGTCGAGCTCACCCCGCAGGGCGTGCCCAGTGCGGTGTGGGTCGTCACTCCGCACGGCCGGTTCACCGTCGCCGCCTACGCGGCGCCCAAGACCGGCAGCCTGTGGCGCGACATCGCAAGAGAACTGGCCGACTCGCTACGCAAGGACGGCGCCCAGGTGTCGATCCAGGACGGTCCGTGGGGACGTGAGGTCGTCGGCGTGGCGTCCGCGCAGCAGGCTCAGGCGGCGCAGCAGGGTCAGCCCGGCGTCGTGCGCTTCATCGGGGTCGACGGCTACCGGTGGATGATCCGCTGCGTCGTCAACGGTCCCCAGGAACACATCGAGGCGCTCGCCGCCGAAGCGCGGGAAGCGTTGGCCGACAGCGTGGTTCGCCGCGGTGACACTCCGTTGCCGGTACGCACGCCCCTGGCGGTCGAGTTGCCGGAGCCGATGGCCAACCAACTGCGCGCCGCCGCTGAACAGGCCGCGGCTCAGCAGGCGCAACAAGCTCAGCAGGGCGGCGAGCAAGAGCCGCCGGCCGAGCCGGTCGCGCGCCGCAGTGCCCAGGGTTCGGCGATGCAGCAGTTGCGGACCATCACCGGCGGCTGA
- the dut gene encoding dUTP diphosphatase — protein sequence MPTSLAVVRLDPDLPMPSRAHDGDAGVDLFSALDVDLPPGHRALVPTGIAVAIPHGMVGLVHPRSGLAARVGLSIVNSPGTIDAGYRGEIKVALINLDPQVPIVVHRGDRIAQLLVQRVELPELVEVTSFDEAGLGETSRGDGGHGSSGGHASL from the coding sequence GTGCCCACTTCTCTGGCGGTCGTGCGCCTAGACCCTGATCTGCCGATGCCCAGTCGCGCCCATGACGGCGACGCAGGCGTCGACCTTTTCAGTGCGCTCGACGTGGACCTGCCGCCCGGTCACCGGGCGCTGGTGCCCACCGGTATCGCGGTGGCCATCCCGCACGGGATGGTCGGTCTGGTGCACCCTCGTTCGGGTTTAGCTGCCCGCGTGGGACTTTCGATTGTCAACAGCCCAGGGACGATCGACGCCGGGTACCGTGGCGAGATCAAGGTGGCGCTGATCAACCTCGATCCGCAGGTGCCGATCGTCGTGCACCGCGGGGACCGCATCGCCCAGTTGCTGGTTCAGCGGGTCGAGTTGCCCGAGCTGGTCGAGGTCACGTCGTTCGACGAGGCCGGTCTCGGCGAAACCTCCCGTGGCGACGGCGGCCACGGTTCCTCCGGCGGACATGCGAGTTTGTGA
- a CDS encoding DUF3093 domain-containing protein, which produces MSDTRATTQSVRYRERLWVPWWWWPPGLALAALIAVEVEMGVSGLPRWLAYAVLLPVAAVVLLWLGRTEVRVVSGPDGTELWAGDAHLPTGVIARSAEVPRSAKSAALGRQLDPAAYVVHRAWVGPMVLVVLDDPDDPTPYWLVSCRHPDRVLAALRS; this is translated from the coding sequence GTGTCCGACACGCGCGCCACGACGCAATCCGTGCGCTACCGCGAGCGCCTGTGGGTGCCGTGGTGGTGGTGGCCGCCGGGCTTGGCGCTCGCGGCCTTGATCGCCGTCGAAGTCGAGATGGGCGTCTCTGGCCTGCCCCGATGGCTGGCGTACGCCGTGCTGCTGCCCGTCGCGGCAGTCGTGCTGCTGTGGCTGGGGCGTACCGAGGTGCGGGTCGTCAGCGGGCCCGACGGCACCGAACTGTGGGCGGGGGACGCGCATCTGCCGACCGGCGTGATCGCCCGCTCGGCCGAGGTGCCGCGCAGCGCCAAATCGGCCGCGCTGGGCCGTCAACTCGACCCGGCCGCCTACGTCGTACACCGGGCATGGGTCGGCCCGATGGTTCTGGTGGTACTGGACGATCCGGATGACCCCACGCCGTATTGGCTGGTGAGCTGCCGGCACCCGGACCGGGTCCTGGCCGCGCTGCGGAGTTAG
- a CDS encoding DUF4193 domain-containing protein — protein sequence MATDYDAPRRTETDDVSEDSLEELKARRNEAQSAVVDVDESESAESFELPGADLSGEELSVRVVPKQADEFTCSSCFLVHHRSRLASEKNGVMICSDCAA from the coding sequence ATGGCTACCGATTACGACGCCCCGCGGCGCACCGAGACCGATGACGTCTCGGAAGATTCGCTCGAGGAGCTGAAGGCGCGGCGTAACGAGGCCCAGTCGGCGGTTGTCGACGTCGACGAGTCAGAGTCCGCAGAGTCCTTCGAATTGCCGGGCGCCGACCTCTCGGGTGAAGAGCTGTCGGTGCGGGTGGTGCCCAAACAGGCTGACGAGTTCACCTGCTCGAGCTGCTTCCTGGTGCATCACCGCAGCCGCCTGGCCAGCGAGAAAAACGGAGTGATGATCTGTTCGGACTGCGCGGCCTAA
- the cei gene encoding envelope integrity protein Cei has product MVAQITQGTAFDEHGRPFRRRNYLPAIVLFVALSVATLLVWVIALNRPADVQEAAICNPPPAPTDPSAPAPTLGVQVSRADMVDVSPARLADTKVRVLNASGQGGQAAEVATALKDLGFAEPTAANDPIYTSARLACQGQIRFGEAGRAAAAAVWLVAPCTELFEDERGDDSVDLALGTDFTELSSSDDIEAMLASLRPDATQAADPSLLSKIHSTAC; this is encoded by the coding sequence GTGGTCGCGCAAATCACACAGGGAACCGCATTCGACGAGCACGGTCGCCCCTTCCGGCGGCGGAACTACCTGCCGGCGATCGTATTGTTCGTCGCGCTGTCGGTGGCGACCCTGCTGGTGTGGGTCATCGCCTTGAACAGACCGGCCGACGTGCAGGAAGCGGCAATCTGCAATCCGCCCCCTGCGCCAACCGATCCCAGTGCGCCGGCCCCCACCCTCGGTGTGCAGGTGTCGCGTGCCGACATGGTCGACGTGAGCCCCGCCCGCCTCGCCGACACCAAGGTCAGGGTGCTCAATGCCAGCGGTCAGGGCGGCCAGGCCGCCGAGGTGGCCACGGCGTTGAAGGATCTGGGGTTCGCCGAACCGACCGCGGCCAATGACCCGATCTACACCTCCGCCCGCCTGGCCTGCCAGGGCCAGATTCGTTTCGGCGAGGCCGGACGCGCCGCGGCCGCCGCGGTGTGGCTGGTCGCGCCGTGCACCGAACTGTTCGAAGACGAGCGCGGCGACGACAGCGTGGACCTGGCCCTCGGCACCGATTTCACCGAGTTGAGCAGCAGCGACGACATCGAAGCGATGCTCGCCAGCCTGCGACCGGATGCCACCCAGGCGGCCGATCCGTCGTTGCTGTCGAAAATCCACTCGACAGCCTGCTGA
- a CDS encoding inositol monophosphatase family protein yields the protein MSDNDADPVLLRSVAEQLATEAADFVRRRRAEVFGDLGSSPDTLPVRTKSSPTDPVTIVDTETERLIRDRLAVLRPGEYVLGEEEGGTAARGDGLTWVLDPIDGTVNFLYGLEAYAVSVAVQRDGVSVAGAVANVAAGAVYSAAVGHGAYLRRAEVTTQLHTSAADDLSMSLLGTGFSYDREQRARQAAVLARVLPAVRDVRRIGSCALDLCMVAAGQLDAYYENDVHLWDWAAGALIAAEAGAALELPQGQGAAGAPGFIVAAAPGVSAALDAALRRAGAF from the coding sequence ATGTCCGACAACGACGCCGACCCCGTCCTGCTGCGCTCGGTCGCCGAGCAACTGGCCACCGAGGCGGCCGACTTCGTGCGGCGGCGTCGCGCAGAGGTTTTTGGCGACCTCGGCTCGTCGCCCGATACCTTGCCCGTCCGGACCAAGAGTTCGCCCACCGACCCGGTCACCATCGTCGACACCGAGACCGAACGGCTGATCCGCGACCGGCTCGCGGTGCTGCGCCCCGGTGAGTACGTGCTCGGCGAAGAGGAAGGCGGGACGGCCGCCCGCGGGGACGGACTGACCTGGGTGCTCGATCCGATCGACGGCACGGTCAACTTCCTTTACGGGCTGGAGGCCTATGCGGTGTCGGTCGCCGTGCAGCGCGACGGGGTTTCGGTGGCCGGCGCGGTCGCGAACGTGGCCGCCGGCGCGGTGTACTCGGCCGCGGTCGGCCACGGCGCGTATCTGCGGCGTGCCGAGGTGACCACGCAGCTGCACACCAGCGCAGCTGACGATCTGTCAATGTCGTTGCTGGGCACCGGGTTTTCCTATGACCGCGAGCAGCGTGCCCGACAGGCCGCGGTGCTGGCCCGGGTCCTTCCGGCGGTGCGTGACGTGCGCCGCATCGGATCGTGCGCACTGGATCTGTGCATGGTCGCGGCGGGCCAGCTCGACGCCTACTACGAAAACGATGTGCACCTGTGGGACTGGGCGGCCGGGGCCCTGATCGCCGCCGAGGCGGGTGCCGCGCTGGAGCTGCCGCAGGGGCAGGGGGCAGCTGGCGCACCGGGGTTTATCGTCGCCGCGGCACCGGGTGTATCAGCCGCGCTGGACGCCGCACTGCGCCGCGCTGGTGCGTTCTAA
- the ppgK gene encoding polyphosphate--glucose phosphotransferase, giving the protein MTATDSPAGASSVNGGQRRGFGIDVGGSGVKGGIVDLSTGQLIGERFKLETPQPATPEAVSKTVAAVVREFGWTEKVGVTYPGVVTDGTVRTAANVDKGWIGSNAAEFYRNALDGQQVTVLNDADAAGLAEEKFGAGQDNTGVIVLLTFGTGIGSAVIHNGILLPNTEFGHIEVGGKEAEHRAASSVKERKGWSYQRWAVEVTKVLVAIENAIWPDLFIAGGGISRKAEKWIPLLTNRTPVVAATLQNTAGIVGAAMAAEEDVTATAR; this is encoded by the coding sequence ATGACCGCGACCGATTCGCCCGCCGGCGCGTCGAGCGTCAACGGGGGCCAGCGCCGCGGATTCGGAATCGATGTCGGGGGCAGCGGCGTCAAGGGCGGCATCGTCGATTTGAGCACCGGGCAGTTGATCGGTGAGCGCTTCAAGCTCGAAACTCCGCAGCCCGCGACCCCCGAGGCGGTCAGCAAGACCGTCGCCGCGGTGGTCCGCGAGTTCGGCTGGACGGAGAAGGTGGGCGTCACCTACCCCGGTGTGGTCACCGACGGCACCGTGCGCACGGCGGCCAACGTCGACAAGGGCTGGATCGGCAGCAACGCCGCCGAGTTCTACCGCAACGCCCTCGACGGACAGCAGGTCACGGTTCTCAACGATGCCGACGCGGCCGGGTTGGCCGAGGAGAAGTTCGGCGCGGGCCAGGACAACACCGGCGTCATCGTGCTGCTGACCTTCGGCACCGGTATCGGTTCGGCGGTGATCCACAACGGCATTCTGCTGCCGAACACCGAGTTCGGCCACATCGAGGTCGGCGGCAAGGAAGCCGAGCACCGCGCAGCGTCGTCGGTCAAGGAACGCAAGGGCTGGAGCTACCAGCGCTGGGCCGTTGAGGTGACGAAGGTGCTGGTAGCGATCGAAAATGCGATCTGGCCGGACCTGTTCATCGCGGGCGGCGGCATCAGCCGCAAGGCCGAGAAGTGGATCCCGCTGCTGACGAACCGCACGCCGGTGGTGGCCGCGACGCTGCAGAACACCGCGGGCATCGTCGGCGCCGCGATGGCCGCTGAGGAAGACGTCACAGCTACCGCCAGGTAG